In one Streptomyces sp. NBC_00597 genomic region, the following are encoded:
- the gltB gene encoding glutamate synthase large subunit, with protein MDGRPAQQGMYDPRNEKDACGVGFVANLTGEATHTLVEQALTVLRNLEHRGATGSEPDSGDGAGILSQVPDAFLRDVAGFELPEAGAYAVGIAFLPADGTAQAVAVEQIEAIAAEENLTVLGWREVPVTPDLLGNGARATMPAFSQLFVSNGSTGIELDRKAFVLRKRAEREAGVYFPSLSARTIVYKGMLTTGQLEPFFPDLSDRRFASALALVHSRFSTNTFPSWPLAHPYRFVAHNGEINTVKGNRNWMKARESQLASDVFGDGALDRIFPICTPDASDSASFDEVLELLHLGGRSLPHSVLMMIPEAWENHTSMDPARRAFYQYHSTMMEPWDGPACVTFTDGTQVGAVLDRNGLRPGRYWVTDDGLVVLGSEVGVLDIDPAKVVRKGRLQPGKMFLVDTAQKRIIEDDEIKAELAGAAPYAEWLETGEIELTDLPEREHIVHTHASVTRRQQTFGYTEEELRVILAPMARTAGEPLGSMGTDSPIAALSERPRLLFDYFTQLFAQVTNPPLDAIREELVTSLLSSLGPQGNLLEPTAASCRSVTLPFPVIDNDELAKLIHVNADGDMPGMKAATLSGLYRVSGGGEALAARLEEIRGEVDAAIANGAHLIVLSDRHSDAEHAPIPSLLLTSAVHHHLIATKQRTQVGLLVEAGDVREVHHVALLIGYGAAAVNPYLAMESVEDLLRAGTFLSGLEPEQAIKNLIYALGKGVLKVMSKMGISTVASYRGAQVFEAVGLNEEFVGAYFQGTATKIGGAGLDVIAKEVAARHAKAYPASGIAATHRALEIGGEYQWRREGEPHLFDPETVFRLQHATRNRRYDIFKKYTDRVNEQSERLMTLRGLFGFKAAEEGGRPSISIDEVESVADIVKRFSTGAMSYGSISREAHETLAIAMNQLGGKSNTGEGGEDPDRLYDPARRSSIKQVASGRFGVTSEYLVNADDIQIKMAQGAKPGEGGQLPGHKVYPWVAKTRHSTPGVGLISPPPHHDIYSIEDLAQLIHDLKNANPAARIHVKLVSEVGVGTVAAGVSKAHADVVLISGHDGGTGASPLTSLKHAGGPWELGLAETQQTLLLNGLRDRIVVQTDGQLKTGRDVVIAALLGAEEFGFATAPLVVSGCIMMRVCHLDTCPVGIATQNPVLRERFSGKAEFVVNFFEFIAEEVRELLAELGFRSIEEAIGHAELLDTSKAVTHWKAQGLDLEPLFYVPELPEGAVRHALIEQDHGLEKALDNELIKLAADALNADTAEAAQPVRAQVAIRNINRTVGTMLGHEVTKKFGGAGLPDNTIDLTFTGSAGQSFGAFLPRGITLRLEGDANDYVGKGLSGGRVVVRPDRGADHLAEYSTIAGNTIGYGATGGEMFLRGRTGERFCVRNSGALVVSEGVGDHGCEYMTGGSAVVLGETGRNFAAGMSGGVAYVIDLDVNNVNVGNTGAVEALSDTDKQWLHDVVRRHEEETGSTVAAKLLADWTASADRFSKIIPTTYKAVLAAKDAAELAGLSESETTEKMMEAATHG; from the coding sequence ATGGACGGTCGCCCCGCCCAGCAGGGCATGTACGACCCGCGCAACGAGAAGGACGCCTGTGGCGTCGGATTCGTGGCGAACCTCACCGGCGAGGCGACCCACACCCTCGTCGAGCAGGCGCTGACCGTATTGCGGAACCTTGAGCACCGGGGCGCCACCGGCTCCGAGCCGGACTCGGGCGACGGCGCCGGAATCCTCTCCCAGGTCCCCGACGCGTTCCTGCGCGACGTCGCCGGGTTCGAGCTCCCCGAGGCCGGCGCCTACGCCGTCGGCATCGCCTTCCTCCCCGCCGACGGCACCGCACAGGCCGTCGCCGTGGAGCAGATCGAGGCCATCGCCGCCGAGGAGAACCTCACGGTCCTCGGCTGGCGCGAGGTCCCGGTCACCCCGGACCTGCTCGGCAACGGCGCCCGCGCCACCATGCCGGCCTTCTCCCAGCTGTTCGTGAGCAACGGCAGCACGGGCATCGAGCTGGACCGCAAGGCGTTCGTGCTGCGCAAGCGCGCCGAGCGCGAGGCCGGGGTCTACTTCCCGTCGCTGTCCGCGCGCACCATCGTCTACAAGGGCATGCTGACCACCGGCCAGCTGGAGCCCTTCTTCCCGGACCTGTCCGACCGCCGCTTCGCCTCGGCGCTGGCCCTGGTCCACTCGCGCTTCTCGACCAACACCTTCCCGTCCTGGCCGCTGGCCCACCCGTACCGCTTCGTCGCGCACAACGGCGAGATCAACACGGTCAAGGGCAACCGCAACTGGATGAAGGCCCGCGAGTCCCAGCTCGCCTCCGACGTCTTCGGTGACGGCGCGCTGGACCGGATCTTCCCGATCTGCACCCCGGACGCCTCCGACTCGGCCTCCTTCGACGAGGTCCTGGAGCTCCTGCACCTCGGCGGCCGCTCGCTGCCGCACAGCGTGCTGATGATGATCCCGGAGGCGTGGGAGAACCACACCTCCATGGACCCGGCCCGCCGCGCGTTCTACCAGTACCACTCCACGATGATGGAGCCCTGGGACGGCCCGGCCTGCGTCACCTTCACCGACGGCACCCAGGTCGGCGCGGTCCTCGACCGCAACGGTCTGCGCCCCGGCCGCTACTGGGTCACCGACGACGGCCTCGTCGTCCTCGGCTCCGAGGTCGGCGTGCTCGACATCGACCCGGCCAAGGTCGTCCGCAAGGGCCGCCTCCAGCCCGGCAAGATGTTCCTCGTCGACACCGCCCAGAAGCGGATCATCGAGGACGACGAGATCAAGGCCGAGCTCGCCGGCGCCGCTCCGTACGCCGAATGGCTGGAGACCGGCGAGATCGAGCTGACGGACCTGCCCGAGCGCGAGCACATCGTGCACACCCACGCCTCGGTCACCCGCCGCCAGCAGACCTTCGGCTACACCGAGGAAGAGCTGCGCGTCATCCTCGCGCCGATGGCCCGTACCGCCGGCGAGCCGCTCGGCTCCATGGGCACGGACTCCCCGATCGCGGCCCTGTCCGAGCGCCCCCGGCTGCTCTTCGACTACTTCACGCAGCTGTTCGCGCAGGTCACCAACCCGCCGCTGGACGCCATCCGCGAGGAGCTCGTCACCTCTCTGCTGTCCTCTCTGGGCCCGCAGGGCAACCTGCTGGAGCCGACGGCCGCGTCCTGCCGCAGCGTCACCCTGCCCTTCCCGGTGATCGACAACGACGAGCTGGCCAAGCTCATCCACGTCAACGCCGACGGCGACATGCCGGGCATGAAGGCCGCCACGCTCTCCGGCCTGTACCGGGTCTCCGGCGGCGGCGAGGCCCTGGCCGCCCGCCTGGAGGAGATCCGCGGCGAGGTCGACGCGGCCATCGCCAACGGCGCCCACCTGATCGTCCTCTCGGACCGCCACTCGGACGCCGAGCACGCGCCGATCCCGTCGCTGCTGCTCACCTCCGCCGTGCACCACCACCTCATCGCCACCAAGCAGCGCACCCAGGTGGGCCTGCTGGTCGAGGCCGGCGACGTCCGCGAGGTCCACCACGTCGCGCTGCTCATCGGCTACGGCGCCGCCGCCGTCAACCCGTACCTCGCCATGGAGTCCGTCGAGGACCTGCTGCGCGCCGGTACGTTCCTGTCCGGCCTGGAGCCGGAGCAGGCCATCAAGAACCTGATCTACGCGCTCGGCAAGGGCGTCCTGAAGGTCATGTCCAAGATGGGCATCTCCACCGTCGCCTCCTACCGCGGCGCCCAGGTCTTCGAGGCCGTCGGCCTGAACGAGGAGTTCGTCGGCGCGTACTTCCAGGGCACCGCCACCAAGATCGGCGGCGCCGGCCTGGACGTCATCGCCAAGGAGGTGGCCGCCCGCCACGCCAAGGCGTACCCGGCCTCCGGCATCGCGGCCACGCACCGCGCGCTGGAAATCGGCGGCGAGTACCAGTGGCGCCGCGAGGGCGAGCCGCACCTCTTCGACCCGGAGACGGTCTTCCGCCTCCAGCACGCCACCCGCAACCGCCGGTACGACATCTTCAAGAAGTACACGGACCGGGTGAACGAGCAGTCCGAGCGCCTGATGACGCTCCGCGGCCTGTTCGGCTTCAAGGCCGCCGAGGAGGGGGGCCGCCCGTCGATCTCCATCGACGAGGTCGAGTCGGTCGCCGACATCGTCAAGCGCTTCTCCACCGGCGCCATGTCGTACGGCTCCATCTCCCGCGAGGCCCACGAGACCCTCGCCATCGCCATGAACCAGCTGGGCGGCAAGTCCAACACCGGTGAGGGCGGCGAGGACCCGGACCGCCTGTACGACCCGGCGCGCCGCTCGTCCATCAAGCAGGTCGCCTCCGGCCGCTTCGGCGTGACCTCCGAGTACCTCGTCAACGCGGACGACATCCAGATCAAGATGGCGCAGGGCGCCAAGCCCGGCGAGGGCGGCCAGCTGCCCGGCCACAAGGTCTACCCGTGGGTCGCCAAGACCCGGCACTCCACCCCGGGCGTCGGCCTGATCTCCCCGCCCCCGCACCACGACATCTACTCCATCGAGGACCTGGCTCAGCTGATCCACGACCTCAAGAACGCCAACCCGGCCGCCCGCATCCACGTGAAGCTGGTCTCCGAGGTCGGCGTGGGTACGGTCGCCGCGGGTGTCTCCAAGGCCCACGCGGACGTCGTCCTCATCTCCGGCCACGACGGCGGAACGGGCGCCTCCCCGCTGACCTCGCTCAAGCACGCGGGCGGCCCCTGGGAGCTCGGCCTCGCCGAGACCCAGCAGACGCTCCTGCTCAACGGGCTGCGCGACCGCATCGTCGTCCAGACCGACGGCCAGCTCAAGACCGGCCGCGACGTGGTCATCGCCGCGCTACTCGGCGCCGAGGAGTTCGGTTTCGCGACCGCGCCGCTCGTCGTCTCCGGCTGCATCATGATGCGCGTCTGCCACCTGGACACCTGCCCGGTCGGCATCGCCACCCAGAACCCGGTCCTGCGCGAGCGCTTCTCCGGCAAGGCGGAGTTCGTCGTGAACTTCTTCGAGTTCATCGCCGAGGAGGTCCGCGAGCTCCTCGCCGAGCTGGGCTTCCGCTCGATCGAGGAGGCCATCGGCCACGCCGAGCTCCTCGACACCAGCAAGGCCGTCACGCACTGGAAGGCGCAGGGCCTCGACCTGGAGCCGCTCTTCTACGTGCCGGAACTGCCCGAGGGTGCGGTCCGCCACGCCCTGATCGAGCAGGACCACGGTCTGGAGAAGGCCCTCGACAACGAGCTGATCAAGCTCGCGGCCGACGCGCTGAACGCCGACACCGCGGAGGCGGCCCAGCCGGTCCGCGCCCAGGTCGCGATCCGCAACATCAACCGGACCGTCGGCACGATGCTCGGCCACGAGGTCACCAAGAAGTTCGGCGGTGCGGGCCTGCCCGACAACACCATCGACCTGACCTTCACCGGCTCCGCCGGCCAGTCCTTCGGCGCCTTCCTGCCGCGCGGCATCACGCTGCGCCTTGAGGGCGACGCGAACGACTACGTCGGCAAGGGCCTCTCCGGCGGCCGCGTCGTGGTCCGCCCGGACCGCGGCGCCGACCACCTCGCCGAGTACTCCACCATCGCCGGCAACACCATCGGCTACGGCGCCACCGGCGGCGAGATGTTCCTGCGCGGCCGCACCGGCGAACGCTTCTGCGTCCGCAACTCCGGCGCCCTGGTCGTCTCGGAGGGCGTGGGCGACCACGGCTGCGAGTACATGACCGGCGGCAGCGCGGTCGTCCTCGGTGAGACGGGCCGCAACTTCGCGGCCGGCATGTCGGGCGGCGTCGCCTACGTCATCGACCTCGACGTCAACAACGTCAACGTCGGCAACACGGGCGCGGTCGAAGCCCTCTCCGACACCGACAAGCAGTGGCTGCACGATGTGGTGCGCCGCCACGAGGAGGAGACCGGCTCGACCGTGGCCGCGAAGCTCCTGGCTGACTGGACCGCCTCGGCGGACCGCTTCAGCAAGATCATCCCGACCACGTACAAGGCAGTGCTCGCCGCCAAGGACGCCGCTGAGCTGGCCGGACTCTCCGAGTCCGAGACCACGGAGAAGATGATGGAGGCGGCGACCCATGGCTGA
- a CDS encoding VIT1/CCC1 transporter family protein has product MSIIDIEAPLHTAHRDNHTHRDVNGGWLRPAVFGAMDGLVSNLALMTGVAGGAVAPQAIVITGLAGLAAGAFSMAAGEYTSVASQRELVLAELDIERQQLHKHPVDEMEELAELYVSRGVEPALAREVAMQLSRDPDQALEIHAREELGIDPDDLPSPMVAAVSSFGSFALGALLPVLPYLLGATSLWPAVLLALVGLFACGAVVSRVTARSWWYSGLRQLVLGGAAAGVTYVLGTWIGGAVG; this is encoded by the coding sequence ATGTCCATCATCGACATCGAAGCACCGCTGCACACCGCGCACCGCGACAACCACACCCACCGCGACGTCAACGGCGGATGGCTGCGGCCGGCCGTCTTCGGTGCGATGGACGGACTCGTCTCCAACCTCGCGCTGATGACCGGTGTCGCCGGCGGTGCCGTCGCCCCGCAGGCCATCGTGATCACCGGGCTGGCGGGCCTGGCGGCCGGAGCCTTCTCGATGGCGGCCGGCGAGTACACCTCGGTCGCCTCGCAGCGCGAGCTGGTCCTCGCCGAACTCGACATAGAGCGCCAGCAGTTGCACAAGCACCCCGTCGACGAGATGGAGGAGCTGGCGGAACTGTACGTATCGCGCGGCGTCGAGCCGGCCCTCGCCCGCGAGGTCGCCATGCAACTGTCCCGCGACCCCGACCAGGCTCTGGAGATCCACGCCCGCGAGGAGCTCGGGATCGACCCCGACGACCTGCCGTCGCCGATGGTCGCCGCGGTCTCGTCCTTCGGCTCCTTCGCGCTGGGCGCGCTGCTGCCCGTACTGCCGTACCTGCTCGGCGCCACGTCCCTGTGGCCCGCGGTGCTGCTCGCGCTCGTGGGGCTCTTCGCCTGCGGCGCGGTCGTCTCCCGGGTCACCGCGCGGTCCTGGTGGTACAGCGGCCTGCGCCAGCTGGTGCTGGGCGGCGCGGCCGCGGGTGTGACGTACGTCCTGGGAACCTGGATCGGCGGAGCCGTAGGCTGA
- a CDS encoding ADP-ribosylglycohydrolase family protein: protein MELIACNPQVLLERARGALLGLAAGDALGAPAENMKPSEIRARWGRIEGFVSDDPAGTDDTEYAIFSGLLLARHGSALTISHVERAWHHWIADLDEGPFRGAGFSERGTLENLRRGLAAPISAQHRHAWSDGLAMRAAPFGVFAAGRPAEAARLVAIDGSVSHEGEGIYGGQAVAAGVAAAMAGGSPASVVSAALSVIPSDSWTARSLRRAVTAAPRGERAVRSAVVIGGYPWTDLAPEAVGLAFGAFAACAGDFRCSVLTAVNMGRDADTTAAVAGALSGALSGVSAIPEAWAAAIGPVRGSCLPSMRGYHVLDIADLLTPETEPS from the coding sequence ATGGAGCTGATTGCATGCAATCCGCAGGTCCTCCTCGAACGGGCCAGGGGCGCTCTTCTCGGCCTCGCGGCGGGTGACGCGCTCGGCGCCCCCGCCGAGAACATGAAGCCCTCCGAGATCCGGGCCAGATGGGGCCGGATCGAGGGCTTCGTCTCGGACGACCCGGCGGGCACTGACGACACCGAGTACGCGATCTTCTCGGGGCTCCTGCTGGCCCGGCACGGATCGGCGCTCACCATCTCCCACGTCGAACGGGCCTGGCACCACTGGATCGCCGACCTCGACGAGGGGCCGTTCCGCGGCGCGGGCTTCAGCGAGCGCGGCACCCTGGAGAACCTGCGCCGCGGGCTCGCGGCGCCCATCTCCGCGCAGCACCGCCACGCTTGGTCGGACGGCCTGGCGATGAGGGCCGCCCCCTTCGGGGTGTTCGCGGCGGGCCGCCCCGCCGAGGCCGCGCGGCTGGTCGCGATCGACGGCAGCGTCAGCCACGAGGGCGAGGGCATCTACGGCGGCCAGGCGGTGGCGGCGGGCGTGGCGGCCGCCATGGCCGGCGGCTCCCCCGCCTCGGTGGTCTCGGCGGCCCTCTCGGTCATCCCCTCCGACTCCTGGACCGCCCGCTCGCTGCGCCGGGCCGTCACGGCGGCTCCGCGCGGCGAGCGGGCGGTGCGCTCCGCGGTGGTGATCGGCGGCTATCCGTGGACCGACCTGGCCCCGGAGGCGGTGGGCCTGGCCTTCGGCGCCTTCGCCGCCTGCGCGGGCGACTTCAGGTGCTCCGTCCTGACGGCGGTGAACATGGGCCGCGACGCCGACACCACGGCGGCGGTGGCCGGCGCCCTCTCCGGCGCGCTGTCGGGCGTCTCCGCGATCCCGGAGGCCTGGGCGGCGGCGATCGGCCCGGTCCGGGGCAGCTGCCTCCCCTCGATGCGGGGCTACCACGTCCTGGACATCGCCGACCTCCTCACCCCGGAAACCGAGCCTTCCTGA
- a CDS encoding ADP-ribosylglycohydrolase family protein yields MPVPAAAPDPVTAASTARAKATAPAPARRRDPVQGSGPAPARAEGPGTAEVAAQARGPEASRPPAGVRRIEGVLLGLAAGDAAGWPAARHRASRMPEWTRRLTRELDTFAEQNQTTTLPVPIALNQPPEPLRLGPSDDAEWAAFAAESVLTAAGVLLSDLSRSRRMRAAIDLAWNALASEIAAAAERAPEVESAVLPLRARISVRAGLGNLAAGLRPPATGHDNPHYFDDAACVRACVLAVVHPGDPAAAADLAEFDARYTQDGDGVHGARAMAAAIAVALAGADPDTAVDAALGQLPEATEIGRNARHAVKLARTRADGPGSAFAIVPTLEHEIVDHVYSYGIAAAETVPVALALTTAARGRASEAVPAAACLSRVADSAPALAGALTGALGGGDSIPTAWREACRTLSGCALPRLAGTDLVELAALLARTELTSPKG; encoded by the coding sequence ATCCCGGTCCCCGCCGCGGCTCCGGACCCGGTGACAGCCGCGTCCACGGCGCGCGCCAAGGCGACCGCACCTGCACCGGCCCGCCGCAGGGACCCGGTCCAGGGCTCAGGCCCGGCTCCCGCCCGGGCCGAGGGCCCCGGCACGGCCGAGGTCGCCGCGCAGGCCCGGGGCCCGGAGGCCTCCCGGCCCCCCGCCGGGGTCCGGCGGATCGAGGGGGTGTTGCTCGGGCTCGCCGCGGGGGATGCCGCCGGGTGGCCCGCCGCCCGGCACCGGGCCAGCCGCATGCCCGAGTGGACCCGCCGCCTCACCCGTGAGCTCGACACCTTCGCCGAGCAGAACCAGACCACGACCCTGCCCGTGCCCATCGCCCTGAACCAGCCCCCGGAGCCCCTGCGCCTGGGCCCCTCCGACGACGCCGAGTGGGCGGCCTTCGCCGCCGAATCCGTGCTCACCGCGGCCGGTGTGCTGCTCAGCGACCTCAGCCGGTCCCGCCGCATGCGGGCCGCCATCGACCTCGCCTGGAACGCCCTGGCCAGCGAGATCGCCGCCGCGGCCGAGCGTGCCCCCGAAGTGGAGTCCGCCGTCCTCCCGCTCCGCGCCCGCATCTCCGTGCGGGCCGGCCTCGGCAACCTCGCCGCCGGCCTGCGCCCGCCCGCCACCGGCCACGACAACCCGCACTACTTCGACGACGCCGCCTGCGTCCGCGCGTGCGTGCTCGCCGTCGTCCACCCCGGCGATCCGGCCGCGGCCGCCGATCTCGCCGAGTTCGACGCCCGCTACACGCAGGACGGCGACGGAGTGCACGGCGCCCGCGCCATGGCCGCCGCCATCGCGGTCGCCCTCGCCGGCGCCGACCCCGACACCGCCGTCGACGCCGCTCTCGGCCAACTCCCCGAGGCCACCGAGATCGGCCGCAACGCCCGCCACGCCGTCAAGCTCGCCCGTACCCGCGCGGACGGCCCCGGCAGCGCCTTCGCCATCGTCCCCACCCTCGAACACGAGATCGTCGACCACGTCTACAGCTACGGGATCGCGGCCGCCGAGACCGTCCCGGTGGCCCTCGCCCTCACCACCGCCGCCCGCGGCCGGGCCTCCGAGGCCGTCCCGGCCGCCGCCTGCCTGTCCCGCGTGGCGGACTCCGCCCCCGCCCTGGCCGGCGCGCTCACCGGCGCCCTCGGCGGCGGCGATTCGATCCCCACCGCCTGGCGCGAAGCCTGCCGCACCCTCTCCGGCTGCGCCCTGCCCCGCCTCGCCGGCACCGACCTCGTCGAACTCGCCGCGCTCCTCGCTCGCACGGAACTCACCTCACCCAAGGGATGA
- a CDS encoding ADP-ribosylglycohydrolase family protein, translated as MTLTLEDRAAGCLVGAAVGDALGGPVEGWSPDRIVERHGGRVHGIVGPWHEDWRTARPIAPYHKGDGHVTDDTLMTHALVRVYEAVRDHLDAYAVAEHLVPDLMTNPRWIPELEAEALPLQRIFLAEKWIVTRLHYAHADPREAGNGNIVNCGAAMYMAPVGIVNAGHPAGAYAEALDIAGAHQSSYGREAAGVFAAAVAAACVPGATASSVVDTALALAKDGTREAIAAVCEVAGRHRDFESALAPLRAAVAPYDSVGPDYRSPSLGARRPSRLHSIEELPIALGMLVVADGAYEGSVLGAVNYGRDCDSIATMAGAIAGALAGVRAVPPVWAKQVAEASRLDLHAPASALAAVAREVFALDGARRRSHESAFTSIAAPQ; from the coding sequence ATGACGCTCACTCTGGAAGACCGGGCGGCCGGCTGCCTCGTCGGAGCCGCCGTCGGCGACGCGCTCGGCGGCCCGGTGGAGGGTTGGTCCCCGGACCGGATCGTGGAACGGCACGGCGGTCGCGTGCACGGCATCGTCGGCCCGTGGCACGAGGACTGGCGCACGGCCCGCCCCATCGCGCCGTACCACAAGGGCGACGGCCACGTCACCGACGACACCCTCATGACGCACGCGCTGGTACGGGTCTACGAGGCCGTACGGGACCACCTCGACGCGTACGCGGTCGCCGAGCACCTGGTCCCTGACCTGATGACCAACCCGCGCTGGATCCCCGAACTCGAAGCCGAGGCGCTCCCCCTCCAGCGAATCTTCCTCGCCGAGAAGTGGATCGTGACGCGGCTGCACTACGCCCACGCGGACCCGCGCGAGGCGGGCAACGGCAACATCGTCAACTGTGGTGCGGCGATGTACATGGCGCCGGTCGGCATCGTCAACGCGGGCCATCCGGCGGGCGCGTACGCGGAGGCCCTGGACATCGCCGGGGCGCACCAGTCCTCGTACGGGCGGGAGGCGGCGGGCGTCTTCGCGGCGGCGGTGGCGGCGGCGTGCGTACCGGGGGCGACGGCGTCGTCGGTGGTGGACACGGCCCTCGCGCTGGCCAAGGACGGCACCCGTGAGGCGATCGCGGCGGTGTGCGAAGTGGCGGGCCGCCACCGGGACTTCGAGTCGGCGCTGGCCCCGCTGCGGGCGGCGGTGGCCCCGTACGACTCGGTGGGCCCGGACTACCGCTCCCCCTCGCTCGGCGCGCGCCGCCCGTCCCGCCTCCACTCGATCGAGGAACTCCCGATCGCGCTCGGCATGCTGGTGGTCGCCGACGGGGCGTACGAGGGCTCGGTCCTCGGCGCCGTGAACTACGGTCGGGACTGTGACTCGATCGCCACGATGGCGGGGGCGATCGCCGGAGCCCTGGCGGGCGTCCGTGCGGTCCCGCCGGTGTGGGCCAAGCAGGTCGCCGAGGCCAGCCGCCTGGACCTGCACGCCCCGGCGTCCGCACTGGCGGCGGTGGCCCGCGAGGTCTTCGCCCTGGACGGGGCCCGCCGCCGCAGCCACGAGTCGGCGTTCACCTCGATCGCCGCCCCGCAGTGA
- a CDS encoding ADP-ribosylglycohydrolase family protein: MPSPPPAGAAGGGAAEVVRLTWVQPEDLLGHEFRQAAEDGRAAAAEPLLRTWLDAGGRPAPARAGSSPAPASPQLRVLAERLLTALAALPPPLSADEPRSWPAITATWPEAATGPGRPAPEAIGPARAEGPDGADGADGLCRRLEAAWTGRAVGCVLGKPVEKLPLAGIRALARAAGNWPLHDWFTARGVPPELLAAHPWNRRSAATSLAENIDGVPEDDDLNYPLLNLLLLQRHGKRFTTADVARLWLDELPAGRTFTAERLAHRNLLLGLEPPATATHRNPFREWIGALIRADVHGWTNPGDPAAAAAQAYRDATLTHTGNGLYAALFTAAAIAEAAAGRTDVHTALRAGLAVVPPRSRLAEAVRHAVDTAGRYADFDRVVDHLHARYGHYHWVHAVPNTALVAAALTHADGDFTRSVCRAVSGGWDTDSNGATAGSLAALVDPAGVPHRWSAPLKNRLATTVPGFDGIGFDTLAQLTAQEAARP; encoded by the coding sequence ATCCCGAGCCCGCCCCCGGCCGGGGCCGCGGGCGGCGGTGCGGCCGAGGTCGTACGGCTTACCTGGGTCCAGCCGGAGGACCTGCTCGGGCACGAGTTCCGGCAGGCCGCCGAGGACGGCCGGGCAGCGGCCGCCGAGCCGCTGCTGCGCACCTGGCTGGACGCGGGCGGCCGGCCCGCCCCCGCCCGGGCGGGCAGCTCCCCCGCCCCCGCCTCCCCGCAGCTCCGCGTCCTGGCCGAACGCCTCCTGACGGCCCTGGCCGCCCTCCCGCCCCCGCTCAGCGCGGACGAACCCCGCTCCTGGCCCGCCATCACCGCGACCTGGCCGGAGGCCGCCACCGGGCCGGGCCGGCCGGCCCCCGAGGCCATCGGCCCCGCACGGGCCGAGGGGCCGGACGGGGCGGACGGGGCGGACGGGCTGTGCCGGAGGCTGGAGGCGGCCTGGACGGGCCGGGCCGTCGGGTGCGTGCTCGGGAAGCCGGTGGAGAAGCTGCCGCTGGCCGGGATCCGCGCGCTCGCCCGCGCCGCGGGCAACTGGCCGTTGCACGACTGGTTCACCGCCCGCGGAGTCCCGCCGGAGCTGCTGGCCGCCCACCCCTGGAACCGGCGTTCCGCCGCCACCTCCCTCGCCGAGAACATTGACGGCGTGCCCGAGGACGACGACCTCAACTACCCCCTCCTCAACCTGCTCCTGCTCCAGCGGCACGGCAAGCGGTTCACCACCGCCGACGTCGCCCGGCTCTGGCTCGACGAGCTCCCCGCGGGCCGGACCTTCACCGCCGAGCGCCTGGCGCACCGGAACCTGCTGCTCGGCCTGGAGCCCCCGGCCACCGCCACCCACCGCAATCCCTTCCGCGAGTGGATCGGCGCCCTCATCCGGGCCGACGTCCACGGCTGGACCAACCCCGGCGACCCGGCGGCCGCCGCGGCCCAGGCCTACCGGGACGCCACCCTCACCCACACCGGCAACGGCCTCTACGCCGCCCTGTTCACCGCCGCCGCCATCGCCGAGGCCGCCGCAGGCCGGACCGACGTCCACACCGCACTCCGGGCCGGGCTGGCCGTCGTACCGCCGCGCTCACGGCTCGCCGAGGCCGTCCGGCACGCCGTCGACACGGCCGGCCGGTACGCCGACTTCGACCGCGTCGTGGACCACTTGCACGCCCGCTACGGGCATTACCACTGGGTGCACGCCGTCCCCAACACGGCACTCGTCGCGGCCGCCCTCACCCATGCCGACGGGGACTTCACGCGCTCCGTGTGCCGTGCGGTGTCCGGCGGCTGGGACACCGACTCCAACGGGGCGACCGCCGGCTCCCTCGCCGCGCTCGTCGACCCGGCCGGGGTCCCGCACCGCTGGTCCGCGCCCCTCAAGAACCGTCTCGCCACCACCGTCCCCGGTTTCGACGGCATCGGCTTCGACACCCTCGCCCAGCTCACCGCACAGGAGGCAGCCCGCCCATGA